A genomic region of Antennarius striatus isolate MH-2024 chromosome 16, ASM4005453v1, whole genome shotgun sequence contains the following coding sequences:
- the ppp1r35 gene encoding protein phosphatase 1 regulatory subunit 35 isoform X2 — translation MKSSSSPLSPPPSPHPAPLPVSSSSTLLTGCPELDLSVLLSPGHAPTRPPPPKTSQQRDRSQPKRKTGRRSSRKDDSRVMMNVKEPMVVTVTPEMQVQPNALPQQPIGAQRNSRGRHNALRQWAEPPDVDPCCLERMELNSTLALKAQLQSLQGAEFDSHKAVQETLQSSEKTKNLINAKASEVVNLSHSQLLYTSLVSVDVEKDQLISQALHDKLVLAPPPRCHGSKTTDGPSLLPFMTSDLFREKPLPPEEDTAIIKPHVETHHAHSTFDLFTRQRRYQATP, via the exons ATGAAGagttcctcctcccccctctctcctccacccTCTCCCCACCCGGCCCCCCTCCCcgtgtcctcctcttccacccTGCTGACTGGCTGTCCTGAGCTGGACCTGTCAGTCCTACTCAGCCCCGGCCACGCCcccacacgcccccccccaccgaaGACGAGTCAGCAGAGGGACCGATCGCAGCCGAAGAGGAAGACGGGAAGACGGTCCAGCAGAAAGGACGACAGCCGGGTGATG ATGAATGTCAAAGAGCCGATGGTCGTCACGGTAACGCCAGAGATGCAGGTCCAACCCAACGCCCTGCCTCAGCAGCCAATCGGAGCTCAGAGGAACAGCAGAGGACGTCACAATG CCCTCAgacagtgggcggagcctcctgATGTGGACCCCTGCTGTCTGGAGAGGATGGAGCTAAACAGCACTTTGGCCCTGAAAGCCCAGCTTCAGTCGCTTCAG ggggcggagtTTGACTCCCACAAGGCCGTTCAGGAGACTCTGCAGAGTTCGGAGAAGACGAAGAACCTCATCAACGCCAAAGCCAGTGAAG tTGTCAATCTGTCCCACTCCCAGCTCCTCTACACCTCATTGGTCAGCGTCGATGTGGAAAAAGACCAGCTGATCAGCCAGGCGCTACATGATAAGCTGGTGCTGGCCCCACCCCCTCGCTGTCATGGGAGCAAGACAACAGATGGCCCCTCCCTCTTGCCCTTCATGACCTCAGACCTCTTTAGAGAGAAGCCCCTCCCACCAGAGGAGGACACAGCCATCATTAAGCCCCACGTGGAAACGCACCACGCCCACTCCACCTTCGATCTCTTTACACGACAGAGACGCTATCAGGCCACTCCCTGA
- the ppp1r35 gene encoding protein phosphatase 1 regulatory subunit 35 isoform X1 produces the protein MDRMKSSSSPLSPPPSPHPAPLPVSSSSTLLTGCPELDLSVLLSPGHAPTRPPPPKTSQQRDRSQPKRKTGRRSSRKDDSRVMMNVKEPMVVTVTPEMQVQPNALPQQPIGAQRNSRGRHNALRQWAEPPDVDPCCLERMELNSTLALKAQLQSLQGAEFDSHKAVQETLQSSEKTKNLINAKASEVVNLSHSQLLYTSLVSVDVEKDQLISQALHDKLVLAPPPRCHGSKTTDGPSLLPFMTSDLFREKPLPPEEDTAIIKPHVETHHAHSTFDLFTRQRRYQATP, from the exons ATGGACAGGATGAAGagttcctcctcccccctctctcctccacccTCTCCCCACCCGGCCCCCCTCCCcgtgtcctcctcttccacccTGCTGACTGGCTGTCCTGAGCTGGACCTGTCAGTCCTACTCAGCCCCGGCCACGCCcccacacgcccccccccaccgaaGACGAGTCAGCAGAGGGACCGATCGCAGCCGAAGAGGAAGACGGGAAGACGGTCCAGCAGAAAGGACGACAGCCGGGTGATG ATGAATGTCAAAGAGCCGATGGTCGTCACGGTAACGCCAGAGATGCAGGTCCAACCCAACGCCCTGCCTCAGCAGCCAATCGGAGCTCAGAGGAACAGCAGAGGACGTCACAATG CCCTCAgacagtgggcggagcctcctgATGTGGACCCCTGCTGTCTGGAGAGGATGGAGCTAAACAGCACTTTGGCCCTGAAAGCCCAGCTTCAGTCGCTTCAG ggggcggagtTTGACTCCCACAAGGCCGTTCAGGAGACTCTGCAGAGTTCGGAGAAGACGAAGAACCTCATCAACGCCAAAGCCAGTGAAG tTGTCAATCTGTCCCACTCCCAGCTCCTCTACACCTCATTGGTCAGCGTCGATGTGGAAAAAGACCAGCTGATCAGCCAGGCGCTACATGATAAGCTGGTGCTGGCCCCACCCCCTCGCTGTCATGGGAGCAAGACAACAGATGGCCCCTCCCTCTTGCCCTTCATGACCTCAGACCTCTTTAGAGAGAAGCCCCTCCCACCAGAGGAGGACACAGCCATCATTAAGCCCCACGTGGAAACGCACCACGCCCACTCCACCTTCGATCTCTTTACACGACAGAGACGCTATCAGGCCACTCCCTGA